A section of the Stenotrophomonas acidaminiphila genome encodes:
- a CDS encoding aminoglycoside phosphotransferase translates to MNPDISLEPQRARHRLEWARERLADATASIERASVDAGFRSYWRVTGDAGSHIVMDAPPGLEDPRPWLRMRELLLAHGLRVPALLAQDLDAGFLLLEDLGAPTLARLLDDGNADAWFDRAMEQLVRLQSIPVPDGFGEFGEALLQRDAGLFDEWFLQRHLGLQLDCGEVEGLQLVQRRLMDNALGQPQVMTHRDFMPRNLMPVADGPAVLDFQDMVRGPIAYDPVSLFKDAFLSWPLPRVDDWLARYHACALGAGLPVPDRATFLRDADWMGVQRHLKILGIFSRLHYRDGKSHYLEDVPRFIAYLDEVLPRHPQLSALQSLLQRRIKPALAARATR, encoded by the coding sequence ATGAACCCGGACATTTCCCTCGAACCGCAGCGCGCGCGGCACCGCCTGGAGTGGGCACGCGAACGCCTGGCCGACGCCACCGCCAGCATCGAGCGCGCCTCGGTGGATGCCGGCTTCCGCAGCTACTGGCGCGTCACCGGCGATGCGGGCAGCCATATCGTCATGGACGCACCGCCCGGGCTGGAGGATCCGCGGCCCTGGCTGCGCATGCGCGAGCTGCTGCTGGCGCATGGGCTGCGCGTGCCCGCGCTGCTCGCGCAGGACCTGGATGCCGGCTTCCTGCTGCTGGAGGACCTGGGCGCGCCGACCCTGGCGCGGCTGCTGGACGACGGCAATGCCGATGCGTGGTTCGACCGCGCCATGGAGCAGCTGGTCCGGTTGCAGTCGATCCCGGTGCCCGACGGCTTCGGCGAGTTCGGCGAGGCGCTGCTGCAGCGCGATGCCGGCCTGTTCGACGAATGGTTCCTGCAGCGCCATCTCGGCCTGCAGCTGGACTGCGGCGAGGTCGAGGGCCTGCAACTGGTACAGCGGCGGCTGATGGACAACGCGCTCGGGCAGCCGCAGGTGATGACCCACCGCGACTTCATGCCGCGCAACCTGATGCCGGTGGCCGACGGCCCGGCGGTCCTGGACTTCCAGGACATGGTGCGCGGGCCGATCGCCTACGACCCGGTGAGCCTGTTCAAGGATGCCTTCCTCAGCTGGCCGCTGCCGCGCGTGGACGACTGGCTGGCGCGCTACCACGCGTGTGCGCTCGGCGCCGGCCTGCCGGTGCCCGACCGCGCCACCTTCCTGCGCGACGCCGACTGGATGGGCGTGCAGCGCCACCTGAAGATCCTCGGCATCTTCTCGCGCTTGCATTACCGCGACGGCAAGAGCCATTACCTGGAGGACGTGCCGCGCTTCATCGCCTACCTGGACGAGGTCCTGCCGCGCCATCCGCAGCTGTCCGCGCTGCAGTCGCTGCTGCAGCGGCGGATCAAGCCGGCGCTCGCCGCACGGGCCACCCGATGA
- a CDS encoding competence protein ComEA, whose protein sequence is MKRFTVMLKSLVLALLLTASAHATDKVDINTATAAELDQVLVNVGAAKAQAIVEYRQANGPFKSVEELALVKGIGLKTVERNRDLIGVGAGTASAARPAKPAAAKPVERR, encoded by the coding sequence ATGAAGCGTTTCACCGTGATGCTGAAGTCACTGGTTCTGGCGTTGTTGTTGACCGCATCGGCGCATGCCACGGACAAGGTCGACATCAACACCGCCACCGCGGCGGAGCTGGACCAGGTATTGGTGAATGTCGGCGCCGCCAAGGCGCAGGCGATCGTCGAATACCGGCAGGCGAACGGCCCTTTCAAGAGTGTCGAGGAACTGGCACTGGTGAAAGGCATCGGTTTGAAGACGGTCGAACGGAATCGTGACCTGATCGGCGTGGGCGCAGGAACCGCCTCCGCCGCCAGGCCTGCCAAGCCGGCAGCGGCCAAACCGGTCGAAAGACGCTGA
- a CDS encoding mannose-1-phosphate guanylyltransferase, translating into MKALVFAAGLGERMRPLTEHTPKPLLPAGGKPLIAWHLEKLAALGVRDVVINTSWLAEQFPRALGDGSRWNLRLHYAHEGPTPLETGGGMLNALPLLGEAPFLVVNGDIWTDFDFSRLPREPAGEAHLLLVDNPPQHPRGDYHLDAHGVLHDDRDAPCLTYAGIGVYRPSILQGWRAVIGDAPGSERTPPRFSVVPLQKHFMAQGRMTGQHYRGRWTDVGTPQRLQALEETLSS; encoded by the coding sequence ATGAAGGCGCTGGTTTTCGCCGCCGGGCTGGGCGAGCGCATGCGCCCGCTGACCGAGCACACGCCCAAGCCGCTGCTGCCGGCCGGCGGCAAGCCGCTGATCGCATGGCACCTGGAAAAGCTGGCCGCGCTCGGCGTACGCGACGTGGTGATCAACACCTCGTGGCTGGCCGAGCAGTTCCCCCGGGCGCTGGGCGACGGCAGCCGCTGGAACCTGCGCCTGCACTATGCCCACGAGGGGCCGACCCCGCTGGAAACCGGCGGCGGCATGCTCAACGCGCTGCCGCTGCTGGGCGAGGCGCCGTTCCTGGTGGTCAATGGCGACATCTGGACCGACTTCGACTTTTCGCGGCTGCCGCGCGAGCCGGCCGGCGAGGCGCACCTGCTGCTGGTGGACAATCCGCCGCAGCACCCGCGCGGTGACTACCACCTGGACGCGCACGGCGTGCTGCATGACGACCGCGACGCACCGTGCCTGACGTATGCCGGCATCGGCGTGTATCGCCCGTCGATCCTGCAGGGCTGGCGCGCGGTGATCGGCGATGCCCCCGGCAGCGAGCGCACCCCGCCGCGCTTCAGCGTGGTGCCGCTGCAGAAGCACTTCATGGCGCAGGGCCGCATGACCGGCCAGCACTACCGCGGCCGGTGGACCGACGTCGGCACCCCGCAGCGGCTGCAGGCGCTGGAAGAAACCCTCTCATCGTAG
- a CDS encoding DnaA regulatory inactivator Hda has protein sequence MSVPQLPLALRYPPDQRLETFIGAPDGALAQLRAAATGDSRDWVYLVGPAGSGKTHLALAVCAAAEQAGRGSAYLPLQAAAGRLRDALEALEGRDVVALDGLDAIAGQREDEVALFDFHNRARAAGVTLLYTASAAPDALGLVLPDLRSRLSQCGRILLDALDDAGRGAVLRERAIRRGLALDQAAIDWLLTRTGRDLGGLVVLLDRLDRESLAAKRRITVPFLRQVLDGS, from the coding sequence GTGAGCGTGCCGCAGTTGCCGCTGGCCCTGCGCTATCCGCCGGACCAGCGATTGGAGACCTTCATCGGCGCCCCGGACGGGGCGCTGGCGCAGTTGCGCGCCGCCGCCACCGGCGACAGCCGCGACTGGGTGTACCTGGTCGGCCCCGCGGGCAGCGGCAAGACCCACCTGGCACTGGCCGTGTGCGCGGCCGCCGAGCAGGCCGGGCGCGGTTCGGCCTACCTGCCGCTGCAGGCCGCCGCCGGGCGCCTGCGCGATGCGCTGGAGGCGCTGGAGGGGCGCGACGTGGTCGCGCTGGATGGCCTGGATGCCATCGCCGGCCAGCGCGAGGACGAGGTGGCGCTGTTCGATTTCCACAACCGCGCGCGTGCCGCCGGCGTGACCCTGCTCTACACCGCCAGCGCCGCACCCGACGCGCTGGGGCTGGTGCTGCCGGACCTGCGTTCGCGGCTGTCGCAGTGCGGGCGCATCCTGCTGGACGCGCTCGACGACGCCGGCCGCGGTGCGGTGCTGCGCGAGCGCGCGATCCGTCGCGGGCTGGCGCTGGACCAGGCCGCGATCGACTGGCTGCTCACCCGCACCGGGCGCGACCTCGGTGGCTTGGTGGTGTTGCTGGACCGGCTCGACCGCGAGTCGCTCGCGGCCAAGCGGCGGATCACCGTGCCGTTCCTGCGCCAGGTGCTGGACGGATCCTGA
- a CDS encoding TonB-dependent receptor, giving the protein MKRKYLSMAVGCALLAPAAFVQAQQQQPAAGQQATQLDEVTVTARRRAESIQDVPVAVSAFGEEQIKDLQASTVEGLQGAVPNMNIAQGRGSANSVNVFIRGIGQPDALQTFDPGVGMYVDDVYYSRINGALFSLFDIQQLEVLRGPQGTLYGKNSTGGAIKLTTKNPFDNEGGAVEVTAGDYGRLEGRFYVSGKLSDTIAASIAGAKITNDGYVKDAETGKRYNDDDTEALRFKMAFNPTDSFRATLSLDTTKQDAALTLGRPMADLRQTSLAPAGVIVLQPGETGEWNRRALTSFKNGEGQYLKHSGASLAMDWDINAQWTLKSISSYRKLKTKSYIDIDASEYELGDVLVALDQDQKSQEFQLHYDNGSNLHATFGAYYMKENVPSYQEAYADDLFSFLGAKVPFLRTINDDLTTTSNAAFAHLNWEFVPSWTVAAGVRWTKDKKDYARSTSTFWGAPFTALNETVAFAANASWTAVTPSISLQKAFGDNLMGYVSANRGFKSGGFNGRANTRYDTQHAKFDPEYVWTYELGLKGSSADRRFRGSAAAFYSNYSDFQARVSQDVGTFPVLNAAKLNIKGIELEGSALLGEATTLSAQIGWMDAKYDKFEDFRLDPSYPGFDPNVSHDHVPFSPDWTARVALQHVFSLGDNGNLTFGGDVSYRGKTWLSVDNRAVLSQDAYTLLGVYGVWDSPQMAWQVRAGVRNLTDKEYKTEGQEFASVGNIQTAYYGLPRNWYMSLRYNF; this is encoded by the coding sequence ATGAAGCGCAAGTATCTGAGCATGGCCGTGGGCTGTGCACTGCTGGCCCCGGCCGCATTCGTGCAGGCCCAGCAACAGCAGCCGGCGGCCGGCCAGCAGGCCACCCAGCTGGACGAAGTCACCGTGACCGCGCGGCGTCGCGCCGAGTCCATCCAGGACGTGCCGGTGGCGGTGTCGGCGTTCGGCGAGGAGCAGATCAAGGACCTGCAGGCCTCCACCGTGGAAGGCCTGCAGGGCGCGGTGCCGAACATGAACATCGCCCAGGGCCGCGGCTCGGCCAACAGCGTCAACGTGTTCATCCGCGGCATCGGCCAGCCGGACGCGCTGCAGACGTTCGACCCGGGCGTGGGCATGTACGTCGACGACGTCTACTACTCGCGCATCAACGGCGCGCTGTTCTCGCTGTTCGACATCCAGCAGCTGGAAGTGCTGCGCGGCCCGCAGGGCACGCTGTATGGCAAGAACTCCACCGGCGGCGCGATCAAGCTGACCACCAAGAATCCGTTCGACAACGAGGGCGGCGCGGTGGAAGTCACCGCGGGTGACTACGGCCGCCTGGAAGGCCGCTTCTACGTTTCGGGCAAGCTCAGCGACACCATCGCCGCCAGCATCGCCGGTGCCAAGATCACCAACGACGGTTACGTCAAGGACGCCGAGACCGGCAAGCGCTACAACGACGACGACACCGAGGCGCTGCGCTTCAAGATGGCCTTCAACCCCACCGACAGCTTCCGTGCCACGCTGTCGCTGGACACCACCAAGCAGGACGCCGCGCTGACCCTGGGCCGGCCGATGGCCGACCTGCGCCAGACCAGCCTCGCGCCGGCCGGCGTGATCGTGCTGCAGCCCGGTGAGACCGGCGAGTGGAACCGTCGCGCCCTGACTTCGTTCAAGAACGGCGAGGGCCAGTACCTGAAGCACTCCGGTGCATCGCTGGCGATGGACTGGGACATCAACGCGCAGTGGACGCTGAAGAGCATCAGCTCCTACCGCAAGCTCAAGACCAAGTCGTACATCGACATCGACGCCTCCGAGTACGAGCTGGGCGACGTGCTGGTCGCGCTGGACCAGGACCAGAAGAGCCAGGAATTCCAGCTGCACTACGACAACGGCTCCAACCTGCACGCCACCTTCGGCGCGTACTACATGAAGGAGAACGTCCCGTCCTACCAGGAGGCCTATGCCGACGACCTGTTCTCGTTCCTGGGGGCGAAGGTGCCGTTCCTGCGCACCATCAACGATGACCTGACCACCACCTCCAACGCCGCCTTCGCCCACCTCAACTGGGAGTTCGTGCCGAGCTGGACCGTGGCCGCGGGCGTGCGCTGGACCAAGGACAAGAAGGATTACGCCCGTTCCACCAGCACCTTCTGGGGCGCACCGTTCACCGCCCTGAACGAAACCGTGGCCTTTGCCGCCAACGCCTCGTGGACCGCGGTCACCCCGTCGATCAGCCTGCAGAAGGCGTTCGGCGACAACCTGATGGGCTACGTGTCGGCCAACCGCGGCTTCAAGTCCGGCGGCTTCAACGGCCGCGCCAACACCCGCTACGACACCCAGCACGCCAAGTTCGATCCGGAATACGTGTGGACCTACGAGCTCGGCCTGAAGGGCAGCTCGGCCGACCGCCGCTTCCGTGGCAGCGCGGCGGCGTTCTACAGCAACTACAGCGACTTCCAGGCGCGCGTCTCGCAGGACGTGGGCACCTTCCCGGTGCTCAACGCGGCCAAGCTCAACATCAAGGGCATCGAGCTGGAGGGCAGTGCGCTGCTGGGCGAGGCCACCACGCTGAGCGCGCAGATCGGCTGGATGGACGCCAAGTACGACAAGTTCGAGGACTTCCGCCTGGATCCCTCGTACCCGGGCTTCGATCCGAACGTGAGCCATGACCACGTGCCGTTCTCGCCGGACTGGACCGCGCGCGTGGCCCTGCAGCACGTGTTTTCGCTGGGCGACAACGGCAACCTGACCTTCGGTGGCGATGTCTCCTACCGCGGCAAGACCTGGCTGAGCGTGGACAACCGCGCGGTGCTGAGCCAGGACGCCTACACCCTGCTCGGCGTCTACGGCGTGTGGGATTCGCCGCAGATGGCCTGGCAGGTGCGTGCCGGCGTGCGCAACCTGACCGACAAGGAATACAAGACCGAAGGCCAGGAGTTCGCCAGCGTGGGCAACATCCAGACCGCCTACTACGGCCTGCCGCGCAACTGGTACATGTCGCTGCGCTACAACTTCTGA
- a CDS encoding peptidase M20 — translation MDSAKLGQFLSDKWDSDIVPQLVDYIRIPNKSPMFDANWVANGYMDQAVALMEGWARAQKIPGLQVEVVRLEGRTPLIFLEIPASGPETGDDTVLLYGHLDKQPEMTGWDADLGPWKPVLRGDKLYGRGGADDGYALFGSLAAVLALQEQGLPHARCVILIEACEESGSYDLPAYVDHLAGRIGQPSLVVCLDSGCANYDQLWCTTSLRGLTGGNFTVKVLNEGVHSGDASGVVPSSFRLLRQLLSRIEDENTGRILLDGLHTEIPAERLEQARRAAEVVDTAIFDKFPLVDGLKPMNEDLTELVLNRTWRPALSVTGIGGMPPLESAGNVLRPETSVKLSLRLPPTANGKACGELLKEALLRDPPNGAHVSLELEKASTGWNAPAMAPWLEKSIDDASQAFFGKPAMYMGEGGSIPFMGMLGEKFPGAQFMITGVLGPHSNAHGPNEFLHIPMGKRVTACVSKVLFDHHAASLRGETSGSPVAADSGTRHGGHGCC, via the coding sequence ATGGACAGCGCCAAGCTCGGCCAATTTCTCAGTGACAAGTGGGACAGCGACATCGTCCCGCAGCTGGTCGACTACATCCGCATCCCCAACAAGTCGCCGATGTTCGACGCGAACTGGGTTGCCAATGGCTACATGGACCAGGCCGTGGCGCTGATGGAGGGCTGGGCCAGGGCGCAGAAGATCCCGGGCCTGCAGGTCGAGGTGGTCCGCCTGGAAGGCCGCACCCCGCTGATCTTCCTGGAAATCCCGGCCTCCGGCCCGGAGACCGGCGACGACACCGTGCTGCTCTATGGCCACCTGGACAAGCAGCCGGAAATGACCGGCTGGGATGCCGACCTGGGCCCGTGGAAGCCGGTGCTGCGCGGCGACAAGCTGTACGGCCGCGGCGGCGCCGACGACGGCTATGCCCTGTTCGGCTCGCTGGCCGCGGTGCTCGCCCTGCAGGAACAGGGCCTGCCGCACGCCCGCTGCGTGATCCTGATCGAGGCCTGCGAGGAATCCGGCTCCTACGACCTGCCGGCCTACGTCGACCACCTGGCCGGGCGCATCGGCCAGCCGTCGCTGGTGGTGTGCCTGGACTCGGGCTGCGCCAACTACGACCAGCTGTGGTGCACCACCTCGCTGCGCGGCCTGACCGGCGGCAACTTCACGGTCAAGGTGCTCAACGAGGGCGTGCACTCCGGCGACGCCTCCGGCGTGGTGCCGTCCAGCTTCCGCCTGCTGCGCCAGCTGCTCTCGCGCATCGAGGACGAGAACACCGGCCGTATCCTGCTCGACGGCCTGCACACCGAAATCCCGGCCGAGCGCCTGGAACAGGCCCGGCGCGCGGCCGAAGTGGTCGATACCGCCATCTTCGACAAGTTCCCGCTGGTCGACGGCCTCAAGCCGATGAACGAGGACCTGACCGAGCTGGTGCTCAACCGCACCTGGCGCCCGGCGCTGTCGGTCACCGGCATCGGCGGCATGCCGCCGCTGGAGTCGGCCGGCAACGTGCTGCGCCCGGAAACCTCGGTGAAGCTGTCGCTGCGGCTGCCGCCGACCGCCAACGGCAAGGCCTGCGGCGAGCTGCTGAAGGAAGCGCTGCTGCGCGACCCGCCGAACGGCGCCCATGTCAGCCTGGAACTGGAAAAGGCCTCCACCGGCTGGAACGCGCCGGCCATGGCGCCGTGGCTGGAGAAGTCGATCGACGACGCCAGCCAGGCCTTCTTCGGCAAGCCGGCCATGTACATGGGTGAAGGCGGCTCGATCCCGTTCATGGGCATGCTGGGCGAGAAGTTCCCCGGCGCGCAGTTCATGATCACCGGCGTGCTCGGCCCGCACTCCAATGCGCACGGCCCGAACGAGTTCCTGCACATCCCGATGGGCAAGCGGGTCACCGCCTGCGTCTCCAAGGTACTGTTCGACCACCACGCAGCCAGCCTGCGCGGCGAGACCAGCGGCTCGCCGGTGGCCGCCGACAGCGGTACCCGCCACGGCGGCCACGGCTGCTGCTGA